The genomic DNA TTCCCCGTGTTCTGCCGCAACCGGTACGACGTGGAGCGGGCAGGGCAGTTGGACTTCGACCTGCAGCTGTTCGTGGCCAACTGGCCCTCGGCGCGTGCCTATGCCTGGAAGACCCTGCTGCGTGCGCGTGCGATCGAAAACCTCTGCTTCGTCGCCGCGGTCAACCGGGTGGGTGTGGACGGCAACGATCTGCACTATGCCGGCGACAGCGCGGTGATCGATTTCCTGGGCCAGGCTCAGGTGGAGGTGCGTGAGGTCGAACAGGTCGTGACGACCACGCTGTCGGCCGGTGCGCTGGCGGCACACCGCGCCCGTTTCCCGGCGATGCTCGATGCCGACGCCTTCGTGCTGGAGCAGCCGACGGCTGACTGAACCACAGGACGCGGATGGCGCAGCTGCCCCTGTCCGGAGGAAGGGGCCACTGCTAGATTTCGCGCATTCCACAACGCGGAGCACCCCTATCATGAAGTCCACCGTTTCCCTGCTGCTCGTGCTCGCTGCCTCTGCTTTCGTCGCGCCCGCCGCGCAGGCAGCGGGCAACATCGAATGCAACCTGCGCTACGACATGTCCGGTTGGTCGGTGTTCTACAAGACGGCGTCCGGTACCGGCACGATCACCTGCGACAACGGCATGACGATGCCGGTCAAGCTCAAGGTCAAGGGCGGCGGGCTGACGATCGGCAAATCGAAGATCGTCGATGGGACCGGCCGCTTCAGCGGCGCGTACTCGCCCAATGATCTGTTCGGCACCTATGCCGCCGTTGGCGCACATGCGGGCGTGATCCGCTCCAGCGGTGCAGCGGCGATGACCAAGGGCGACATCTCGCTTGCCTTGGCCGGCACCGGCAAGGGCTGGGACCTGGGCATCGACGGCACCGCGTTCACCATCGAGCGCCGCTGAAAGCCACGGTAGTGACGGCCAGCGGCCGTCACTACCCGACACAAAAAACCCGGCCGCGAGGCCGGGTTTTTTATTGATCAGCCGCCGCGCGGGCCGCCGCCACGTCCGCGGTTGCCACCGGGGCCACCCGGACCGCGATTGCCGCCACCGGGGCCGCCGGGACCACGATTGCCGCCACCGGGACCACCCGGTCCGCGGTTGCCACCGGGACCACCCGGCCCCCGGTTGCCGCCGGGGCCACCCGCCGAGCGGTTACCGCCCGGGCCACGGTTGCCGCTGGCCGGACGGGCACTGCCGTACGGGCTGAAGCCCGGGTTGGCATGATCGGACGGGAATGACGGGGCGTTGCCCGGATGCCCGTAGGGATGCTTGTTGCCCTGGCCACCCTGGCCCTGGCCGCCGCGGTTGCCACCGGCGCCGGCACCCGGCGACTTCGGCTTGGCATAACCGCCACGAGCGCCTTCACCCTGGCCCTGGCCGTAACCGCCACCCTGGCCTGGACCGCGCGCACCCGGACCCCGGGCACCCGGACCACCGGGACCGCGCGCGCCGGGGCCACCGGGACCACGGGCACCCGGACCGCGGGCAGCGCCCGGGCCGGCATTGCGGTGTCCACTCGGGCCGGTGCTGACGCCGTCCGGCACATACCAGCTGCGGAACGCAGCCGGGTTGCCTTCCGGCAGGCCACGATCGTTCTTCTGCGGGCGGGCCTTGAACGGGCGCTGCGACTGCTTGGCAGCCGCTTCACCGCTGACCGTCAGGCCGCCCTTGAAGCCGCCACCCGGCTTGCCGCCGCGACCGCGGCCGCGGTCTTCGCGCACGTTGTCGAAGCGGCGCAGTTCGCGGCCTTCATCGGCGGTGTTGTGGCCATTGACGTAGGCCGTACCCCGACCCCCGTCACGGCCGATGCGCACCGTGGTCTTGGCAGCGCGACGCTGACCGATCACCGGCTGCAGCGTCAGCGCCGAAGGCGCGCCTTCTTCCAGCTTCAGGTCGGCGCGCAGGGCGTCGACCTGTGCGGTCGTCAGCTCCACGGAATGACCACGGACCAGTTCGCGGGGCAGGCTGACCTTGCCGTAGCGCGTGCGCTTCAGCCGGCTCACCTGGCAGCCCTGGGATTCCCACAGGCGACGGACTTCGCGGTTGCGGCCTTCCTTCACCACCACGCGGAACCAGTCGTGGGAATCGGTGCCGCCGATGCGTTCGACTTCGTCGAACTTGGCCGGGCCATCTTCCAGTGCCACGCCGCGCTGCAGGCGCAGGATGGTGTTGTCGTCGACCTTGTCCTGGCCTTCCGGGGCACGCACGCGCACCACGTACTCGCGCTCGACTTCGAAGGACGGGTGCATCATGGCGTTGGCCAGCTCACCGTCGGTGGTCGCCAGCAGCAGGCCGGTGGTGTTGATGTCCAGGCGGCCGACGGCGATCCAGCGTGCGCCCTTCAGTGCCGGCAGCGACTCGAACACGGTCGGTCGGCCTTCGGGATCTTCGCGGGTGGTCACTTCGCCTTCCGGCTTGTTGTAGACCAGCACGCGCGACGGCTCGGCCAGGGCGGTGGCGACGAAGCCGCGGCCATCCAGCTCGATACGGTCGCCGCTGCGCACGGACATGCCGGTCTGCGCGACTTCGCCATTGACCTTGACCAGGCCCTCGGCGATGCGCTGTTCCAGCGCGCGGCGCGAGCCCAGGCCGGCCTGCGCCAGCACCTTGTGCAGGCGCTCTTCCAGCTTGAACTGTTCGGAGGTGGCTTCCCGCTTCAGCGAGAGCTTGTTCAACGAAGGCTTACGGGGGGTGTCACTCATTAACTTTGGCTCCAGCCGACGTTTCGTCATCGGCCTCTGGTTCGGAATCGGCTAGGTCAACAGCCACGGTCGTCATCGCGACGGCGTTGTCTTCGCTTTCGTTCACTGGCGCCGCGCGCGTTCCCGGCGCGGTTTCGGGGTGCCCGTTTTCGGTGGGCGAAGGTGCTTGCTCATCAGGGTCCGCCGCCACGGGGGCGTCGGATGAATCGGGTGCGGCATCGGCGCCATCGGCGGCCAGGGTGCCTTGGTCGTCACTGCCATCGGCGGCGGTGTCATCGTTTGCGGCCAGGTCCGGGCTGCCTGCACTGGCCGTCAGGGGCGCGTCGGGCTGCCCATCCGCGCCAAGCGGCAACTGCGGTTCCAGGTCGGCCAGGTCGCGCAGCTCGGACAGCGGCGGCAGCTCGTCCAGCCGCTTCAGGCCGAAGTAATCCAGGAATCCCTTGGTCGTGCCGAACAGGGCCGGCCTGCCGGGCACGTCGCGGTGGCCGACCACGCGGATCCATTCGCGCTCTTCCAGGGCCTGGATGATATTGCTGCTGACCGCTACGCCGCGCACCTGCTCGATCTCGCCGCGGGTGATCGGCTGCCGGTAAGCGATCAACGCCAGGGTTTCCAGCGTGGCACGCGTGTAACGGGTCTTGCGTTCGGTCCACAGCCGGCTGATATGGCTGTGGACTTCAGCGGTGACCTGGTAACGGAAGCCGGAGGCGACCTCCACCAGTTCCACGCCGCGTTCCGCACAGGCCTCACGCAGGTATTCCAGCGCGCGCTCGACACTGCCGGCCGGTGCCGGCTCGTCTTCCGGGAACAGCTCCTTGAGCTGCACCAGGGTCAGCGGCTGCGCAGATGCCAGCAGGGCGCCTTCGACGATACGGTTGATCAGCGGTTGATCCATCGGCAGTTCGGGCTCACTCAGCGTCGTTGTCGTCGAATTCGCTGCTGAAGGACAGCGGCTCATTGGTGTTTCCCGCCGCCAGCGACTTGACGTAGATCGTCGCCAGCGGGGCTTCCTGCACGATATCCAGCAGTTGCTCCTTGGCCAGTTCCAGCATTGCCAGGAAGGTGACCAGCACGCCGAGTTTTCCTTCCTCGGCGCCGAACAACGACTCGAACCGGTAAAACACGCCTTCGTCCATGCGGCCCAGCAGGTCGCCCATCCGCTGGCGCACACTCAGCGCCTCGCGTTTGATCGCGTGGCCGCTGAACAGCTCGGCGCGCTTGAGCACGTCATGCAGCGCCATCAGCATTTCCTTCAGGTCCACCGGCGGTGGCAGCTTTATCGCTGCACGATCGGGGACGAAGGCATGCACCACGGTGGTGTCGCGGTCTTGCCGGGGCAGGCTGTCGATATCCTCGGCCGCCTGCTTGAAACGTTCGTACTCCTGCAGCCGACGCACCAGCTCCGCGCGCGGATCGGCCTCATCGCCGTCCTCGCTGATCGGCCGCGGCAACAGCATCCGCGACTTCACTTCGGCCAGTATCGCCGCCATCACCAGGTATTCCGCGGCCAGCTCGAAACGCAGCTCGCGCATCACGGTGATGTATTCCACGTACTGCCGGGTGATCTCGGCGACGGGGATGTCCAGCACGTCAAGGTTCTGGCGGCGGATCAGGTACAGCAGCAGGTCCAGTGGTCCCTCGAACGCGTCGAGGATGACTTCCAGTGCATCCGGCGGGATGTACAGGTCCTGCGGTATCTGCAGGACCGGCTGCCCATGCACCACGGCCAGCGGCATTTCCTGCTGCTGTGGATGGGGCGGCCGGGTTGACGGATTCGCGCTGGGCGCGGTTTCAGAGGTCATCTAGGGACATCAGGATTGCAACGGACCGGTCGCGGTACCGCGCAGCGCCAACAGGAGATGACCTGACAGGCGATCGCGGGAACCAGGACACGCCGGAGTCGGCGCGATTCCACACATCAATGAAGCAGGACGCACCGCATCTGCGGAAGCGACGAAACTACGGGGAGGTCGTCTACATGGTCTGGTCGGGGGCAGCGGATCGATCATCGGGGGCTTGTAGGGCCACTGATCCGACGGGACGCTGCGTCCAGCCACGTGCAACACGTGCAATGGAAGTAGGTTACGGCTTTGCCTGGCTGCTGTCCAGCCTGCGCGGGGCAGGGGGCGAACGGGCTGGGCCCCCTCGCGGCCGGCGGTGGGGCATAAGCAGGTCATGGGTAGGGTCCGGGCGGGTGCGGGCATGGGGGACCCGGCGCAAGTACATCCCTGTAGCCTTGTTTCCGCCCATCCATGGGCTCCAACAGTCCCCCATGCCCGCACCCGCCCGGACCCCTGACGGGTTACGGGCGCCGCCGGTCGCGGATGAAGAAATAAAAAAAGCGGTAAAGCGGTAAAGCGGTGGCGCCGCGCCGTGGTCGGCGGCGCTGTTCCCGCTGGGGCTAGAATCACCGGCGATTCCCGTCCCGGGACAGTGAGGAGACAACCATGTGGTACGTGATCGAAGGCTATGACGCTCCGGATGTCCTGCCGGCGCGTCTGGAGGCGCGGCCTGCGCATCTTGCGCGGCTGCAGGCCCTGGTGGAGCAGGGGCGCTTGTTGGTGGCCGGCCCGTGCCCGGCAATCGACAGCGAAGATCCCGGCCCGGCGGGATTCAGCGGCAGCGTGGTGATCGCCCAGTTCGATTCGCTGCCGCAGGCGCGCGCGTGGGCCGATGCCGATCCTTACGTGGCCGCTGGCGTGTATGCGCGGACCGATGTCCGCCCGTTCCGGAAGGTGCTGCCGTGAGCAATGCGGAACGGGTCGAGCGTATTCGTGCGGCACTGCAGCAATCGCTGGCCCCTGTGCACCTCGATGTCGAGGATGACAGTCATCGCCATGCGGGCCATGCAGGGGCCCGTGACGGGCGCGGTCACTTCAATGTGCAAGTGGTCAGTACCGCCTTCGAAGGCATGGGCGCACTTGCGCGGCATCGGGCCGTGTACGCTGCCGTTGGCAGCATGATGGATACCGATATCCATGCGTTGTCGATCAACGCACAGACCCCGGCCGAGGCTGGCTGATCCCTGTCCGCTCTTGTCCCGTGGCGTCGTGGTGACGTCCCGCCAGGACAGCGGGCGGACGTCGAATGACAATCAGGACTAACGGAGTGTTTACATTGGACATTGGAAACGCTTACATTCCGCGCCAAGCCGAATGGCTCAAGTCGTGGAGGGCGACTTCGTGAACAAGGCAGCGATCACCATCAAGGATGTCGCACGGGAAGCCAAGGTCTCAGTGGCCACGGTTTCGCGCGCGCTCAACGGACACGAAAATGTCGCCGAGCCGGTTCGCCAGCTGGTGCTGGAGGTGGCTGCGCGCCTGCGCTACACCCCGCATGCGGCGGCGCGCAGTCTCAGCAGCCGCCGCACCAATACGGTGGGCGTGGTGCTGCCTGATCTTTACGGCGAGTTCTTCTCCGAACTGATGCGTGGCATCGACCAGATCGCCCGTGTGCGCCGCCAGCATCTGCTGGTGTCCAGTTACCACGGTGACCAGGAACAGCAGGGTGCGGCGCTGCGCGCGATGCGCGGCCGCGTGGATGGCCTGCTGGTGCTGTCGCCGTATGCCGAAAGCCCGGGTTTCCTGACCGACAACCTGCCGCAGTCGTTGCCCACCGTTCTGATCAACACCTATCTGCCCGACCAGGACCATCCTGTGTTGAGCATCGATGACCATGCCGGTGCGGTGGCGATGACCCGCCATCTGCTGGACGTCGGTCACCGACGCATTGCATTCATTTCAGGCCCGGACTCCAACTACGATGCGCGCGAACGCCTGCGAGGCTTCCGTGACGCGCTCACTGCCTTCGGCGCGCAGGCGCAGGGGATCGAGTTGCCCGGTGATTTCGACGAAGCTTCCGGCCATCGTGCCGGTCAGGAGTTGCTGGCAGCGGGGACGCTGCCCGACGCGGTGTTCGCAGCCAACGACATGATGGCGCTGGGGTGTCTGTATGCGTTCGCGCAGGCAGGACTGAAGGTGCCGGACGATGTGGCGTTGGCCGGATTCGATGACATTCCGCTGGCCCGTTTCGTTCACCCGTCTTTGACGACGATGCAGGTGAGTATCGCCGAGCTTGGTGACATGGCGATGACGCGCCTGATGCAGTTGATGGATTCAAAAACCACGGAAGGAGCGGGCGACAAGCAGACGCTGGTGCCGCGACTGATCGTGCGTGATTCAAGTAAGTGCAAGCCCAGGAACGAGACGCCATCCGGCCGCTGAAGCCGGAGGCATTACCTTTTTGTTTGACATGAAAGGGGCGGCCATGACGGTCGCCACCACCCCCGGAGATTTTCATGATGCATCTCAATAACCATCGTCGGATGCCGGCTCGCCGCCTGCTGACCTGTGCCCTGGCCAGTTGCCTGGTGTTCGCCGCTGCCCCGGACGTGATGGCCCAGTCGGCCAACGCGAGCCTGCGTGGCCAGGTCGCTTCGGCCCAGGCCGGCAGCGAAGTGGTCGCCACCAACGTGGCCACCGGCACCGTGCGTCGCGGCACTGTCCGCGCCGACGGCAGCTACTCGCTGATGGGCTTGGACCCGGGCACCTATGACGTGGTGGCCAACGGCCAGACGCAGAAGGTCACCGTGACCGTGGCCTCGACCGCGACGCTGAACTTCAGCGGCGCCCAGGCGACTGCGCCGGCCGATGGCAGTGCGACCAACCTCGATGCGATCACCGTCGTGGCACCGACCCTGTTGCAGGAAGTGCGCACCTCTGAAGTCGGCAAGACCGTCAGCCTGCAGCAGATCCAGACCACCCCGCAGGTGTCGCGCAACTTCCTGGAATTCGCCGACGCGGTTCCGGGCCTGATCTTCACCCGTGATGCGAAGGGCAACACCTCGCTGCGCGGCGGTGCCACCAACTCCGACGGCACCAACGTGTACATCGACGGCGTGGGCCAGAAGAGCTACGTCAAGGGCGGCGGCGTGGCCGGCCAGTCTGGCAGCGCCGGCAACCCGTTCCCGCAGCTGGCGATCGGTGAATAC from Stenotrophomonas sp. 169 includes the following:
- a CDS encoding pseudouridine synthase, translating into MSDTPRKPSLNKLSLKREATSEQFKLEERLHKVLAQAGLGSRRALEQRIAEGLVKVNGEVAQTGMSVRSGDRIELDGRGFVATALAEPSRVLVYNKPEGEVTTREDPEGRPTVFESLPALKGARWIAVGRLDINTTGLLLATTDGELANAMMHPSFEVEREYVVRVRAPEGQDKVDDNTILRLQRGVALEDGPAKFDEVERIGGTDSHDWFRVVVKEGRNREVRRLWESQGCQVSRLKRTRYGKVSLPRELVRGHSVELTTAQVDALRADLKLEEGAPSALTLQPVIGQRRAAKTTVRIGRDGGRGTAYVNGHNTADEGRELRRFDNVREDRGRGRGGKPGGGFKGGLTVSGEAAAKQSQRPFKARPQKNDRGLPEGNPAAFRSWYVPDGVSTGPSGHRNAGPGAARGPGARGPGGPGARGPGGPGARGPGARGPGQGGGYGQGQGEGARGGYAKPKSPGAGAGGNRGGQGQGGQGNKHPYGHPGNAPSFPSDHANPGFSPYGSARPASGNRGPGGNRSAGGPGGNRGPGGPGGNRGPGGPGGGNRGPGGPGGGNRGPGGPGGNRGRGGGPRGG
- the scpB gene encoding SMC-Scp complex subunit ScpB, encoding MDQPLINRIVEGALLASAQPLTLVQLKELFPEDEPAPAGSVERALEYLREACAERGVELVEVASGFRYQVTAEVHSHISRLWTERKTRYTRATLETLALIAYRQPITRGEIEQVRGVAVSSNIIQALEEREWIRVVGHRDVPGRPALFGTTKGFLDYFGLKRLDELPPLSELRDLADLEPQLPLGADGQPDAPLTASAGSPDLAANDDTAADGSDDQGTLAADGADAAPDSSDAPVAADPDEQAPSPTENGHPETAPGTRAAPVNESEDNAVAMTTVAVDLADSEPEADDETSAGAKVNE
- a CDS encoding ScpA family protein — translated: MTSETAPSANPSTRPPHPQQQEMPLAVVHGQPVLQIPQDLYIPPDALEVILDAFEGPLDLLLYLIRRQNLDVLDIPVAEITRQYVEYITVMRELRFELAAEYLVMAAILAEVKSRMLLPRPISEDGDEADPRAELVRRLQEYERFKQAAEDIDSLPRQDRDTTVVHAFVPDRAAIKLPPPVDLKEMLMALHDVLKRAELFSGHAIKREALSVRQRMGDLLGRMDEGVFYRFESLFGAEEGKLGVLVTFLAMLELAKEQLLDIVQEAPLATIYVKSLAAGNTNEPLSFSSEFDDNDAE
- a CDS encoding YciI family protein gives rise to the protein MWYVIEGYDAPDVLPARLEARPAHLARLQALVEQGRLLVAGPCPAIDSEDPGPAGFSGSVVIAQFDSLPQARAWADADPYVAAGVYARTDVRPFRKVLP
- a CDS encoding BolA family protein encodes the protein MSNAERVERIRAALQQSLAPVHLDVEDDSHRHAGHAGARDGRGHFNVQVVSTAFEGMGALARHRAVYAAVGSMMDTDIHALSINAQTPAEAG
- a CDS encoding LacI family DNA-binding transcriptional regulator translates to MEGDFVNKAAITIKDVAREAKVSVATVSRALNGHENVAEPVRQLVLEVAARLRYTPHAAARSLSSRRTNTVGVVLPDLYGEFFSELMRGIDQIARVRRQHLLVSSYHGDQEQQGAALRAMRGRVDGLLVLSPYAESPGFLTDNLPQSLPTVLINTYLPDQDHPVLSIDDHAGAVAMTRHLLDVGHRRIAFISGPDSNYDARERLRGFRDALTAFGAQAQGIELPGDFDEASGHRAGQELLAAGTLPDAVFAANDMMALGCLYAFAQAGLKVPDDVALAGFDDIPLARFVHPSLTTMQVSIAELGDMAMTRLMQLMDSKTTEGAGDKQTLVPRLIVRDSSKCKPRNETPSGR